Within the Takifugu flavidus isolate HTHZ2018 chromosome 20, ASM371156v2, whole genome shotgun sequence genome, the region ttctgcaatATTTTGTGGCTTTATGATGAGTACTTGATCACTGGGTCACTCACATGTGCCCAGACGCTCCTCCAGAAAGCCGATCTGCTCGCTGAGGGAGTCGATGCGATCGAGCTGCTGGAAGGAGTGGGACAGTAAGGTGGTTTTCTCCGACAGGCCCTCGTCCAGCGACAGAGGGAAGACGCTGGTGAAGGGGGCCAGCACCATCTGTAGCTTCTATGGAGGGACAGAGCCAACGTTGGACACTGTTTACGCCACAGAGCTCAACTCAGACGCACGTTCCTCAGGTACCTTTTCCAGGAGCTCCACTCTGCTCTTCAggctctgcacctcctctgtaACATTCTCCAGCAGGCCGATccttccacctgcagacaccaCACAAATGTATCAATGCTTGGAGCCCTGAACGCGACCTTAAAGGGAGGTCACCAGAAATAGACTGATCCCTCCCCTCTGTGAACAAGGGTTAAACATCCCTGAAGCAGACACAAAgcgagcacccccccccccgctttcTGGCCACACTTCAGCTCAATCTCTCCCATATGTAGTCTATTACTGAAGCAAGCATGAGttgagaaagggggggggggggcgggggggctggcTGTGACCCCCAGCAGACAGGGTTGATGGAGCTAGAATGGGAGCAAGAGTGTTGGCAGAAAGCGGAGTGAAAACAAAGTCGGGAAAAGGAGACGGGGAGGGAAATAAATGGTTGTGCAAATGTTGTTTAACCCTGCGCAGCGGCTTTTGCAGCGGCGTATGTTTGGAGCATTCAAAGCCGGGCTCGCTGCAGCGCCATCCACATCCCTCCCACCTGATTGGAGTCTTGAGCAACGACAGCTCAGCTCGCCTTGCACTTTTGTGCATGTGTCCTCCGCTCTGTCCTTCCTTTAAAACCAAGAATCTGTCATATTTTGGCTGCTCATCCTCATTCTCTCATGTCGCTTTTATGCTGACTCCAGAAAAAGCCCGGAAGGACTGTCATTCGGAGCCAAGCGAGTCAACAGGATTGATGACTAATGTAACCTAGTatgctgtattttattttgcagtACGGTAGTTTGAACTTAACCTGCTGTGTGGAGGGAGTTGGAAACAGTTTTCCATGAACATATAGTGAGACTCTACTGTGCCTTTGTGATTCGCAGTTTGGTGACTCAAAAGTCTTTTAAGGTTAAGCGATTTGGCAGAAATACGGAGAAGTATTCCTTTTTCAGTTTTCCATTTCTCAAAAAAGCAATAAAGATGAGACGGCGTATGAATGGTCAAGTGCCACAATGACAGACATGGAGGAAGGATTGTTATGGTTTTGTTGCTAAgatacagaaaacacacatggaaATAGACTCTTCTATCATACGAGGCACAGCAACAGCTTAAACCAATCTAATGAAGCGTATGGAATAAAAAATATATGCAATAGCACCAAAGGCTGAGAGTCTGGTGAGTTCTGTACTTGCAGACCTCGTGGGAACAGACCGAGTCATTAACCAAGTGAAGTGGTCACAGTCTCACCACGGACCAAACCGCAAGACATCTGTCGGGAGTCGGCACCAGTCGCAGTGCATTATTACTCACGGTACGAGTTGAGAGTGGCATAGCGCGTACCAAAAGTAATAATGGGCCGCGAAGCTGGCTAGGTTCTTTTCTTCAGATGCTTTTGCTGCTGTGAGACACGCTGATTACGTCACGCTGACGAGCACGCGGCTCCACTGCTCATTTACCCGCATCTGCGTGACCACCCACTGGTGTCTGGCTGGTGGACGGAAGAGGGGCGGGCGGAGGAGTAGACGGAATACTTTGGCAGGAACGGCCATCTCCGGTAAGGCTGGAACCTTCTCTGCATGCACATTGATAGCTGCCGAGTGTGTTCACACAGGTCTGGGCACATGGCTGCTGCTCCTTGCACTCGTCCACGTCTGGAGCGGGAACAAAGATGTGAGACAACATATTTAGAGACACTCCTGTGGTTGTGCAGGTAAACGTGCACCtgtgtgtttacctgtttgGCATTGATAACCCTTCCAACCAAGTGGACAGGCGCATAGGTTGGGTCGTACACAGGTACCTCCATTCACACatggtttcacacacacagctgcaagGGATATTTAAATTGTCACACTTTTTGAGAGATTTTCTTATTTGTTAATGCATTAAACTGTGACACATCTAGTGTGGTTACCGTGGTTGCAGTGGTGGGAGTGAAGTCTCCTCCAGCCGGGGCAACACTCTGGGTAGAAATGTGAAGAGGGTGCCGCTTTGCTCACCTGCCGGTACCTAACTGAGTACGCCGTCCTGCAGAGACAACGAAAGGGAGAGTTTTGAGCTACGCCATAATCCATCCTTTCTTTCCCACGATCCAAATGGGAATTTGGTGAAATATTGAGACTCCTGAAGCCCAAGAGCGTGTCAGAAATTAGAAAGGAAtggtgggagggaggaaaggggcAGGAGAAGAGCTGCAACGTTAGATCGACATTCTGAGATCTGCAGCCTGCTAAGGCTCTGGTATTTTCTGCTGGCAAGGATAGAGAGGAGGTGATAAACAGAGGTGAGAGCaaaaagagagggagataaCGTTAAGAACgtttaaattatttaaacaaaCTGAAAAGAATCACCGTGGGATTAAAAGTTTGGAGATCCTGTGTGGGGCCTGTACATACACACGAGCACaagaataaagaagaaaaagcgaAAGTGAATTTTAGGTGGCGAGGGAAGAGTTAAATCAAAGATTAAAATGGAAAGAATGTAAGGGGGGACTCAAAAGCatcagagctggagagagatcGAGAGTGCGTAAGTATAGAAGGAGACGTTGTCCAAAATAAACAGACAGgcagtctgtgtgtgcaggcgaTTCATTTCCCATAGTTATACAAACGGCTCGATATTTGGATTTGACCAGACCATGTGTCAACAGCAGCTTATGGCAAGATATGTCTCTTTTATGTACATGAAACATTCAGTTCTTTTCCTACTGGACTAAACACCTAATGGCGTGAAGATCTGCTGATTCGTGGCCGCGTTCCATTAAACGTACTTGTATGTGCTGCAGAGGCGATGCCCCTGACATAGGGTGATGTAAGGCTTGTGCACCGGCTGGACGTATGACTCTGTTGTCATGACGATGCTGTACCGGACATCTTGGCCGCACACTCTCCTcctgcaaaacaaaaagagtCATGTGAGTAGATGTTGGACCTGATATAATGAATTTTCATAGTATTCTTTGTATGTTTTAATCAACAAATGCTTAAAAAGATTCAAATCAGAGATCACAAAACAATCTGTAATTACTCCCAAATGAGATTACAAGCTGATGTTTGACCTCATCTTTGGCCTGGTTCTTGGTTCACTTTCTCCACAAAGGCAAGGTGATCGATTGAACCTAAAGAAGGATGCTGATTGTGCTGCACAC harbors:
- the egfl7 gene encoding epidermal growth factor-like protein 7 isoform X2 — translated: MYQTLLLSSYLFILHVMGTPPFMAPHGRRVCGQDVRYSIVMTTESYVQPVHKPYITLCQGHRLCSTYKTAYSVRYRQVSKAAPSSHFYPECCPGWRRLHSHHCNHAVCVKPCVNGGTCVRPNLCACPLGWKGYQCQTDVDECKEQQPCAQTCVNTLGSYQCACREGSSLTGDGRSCQSIPSTPPPAPLPSTSQTPVGGHADAGGRIGLLENVTEEVQSLKSRVELLEKKLQMVLAPFTSVFPLSLDEGLSEKTTLLSHSFQQLDRIDSLSEQIGFLEERLGTCSCPEN
- the egfl7 gene encoding epidermal growth factor-like protein 7 isoform X3; the protein is MRRRVCGQDVRYSIVMTTESYVQPVHKPYITLCQGHRLCSTYKTAYSVRYRQVSKAAPSSHFYPECCPGWRRLHSHHCNHAVCVKPCVNGGTCVRPNLCACPLGWKGYQCQTGKHTDVDECKEQQPCAQTCVNTLGSYQCACREGSSLTGDGRSCQSIPSTPPPAPLPSTSQTPVGGHADAGGRIGLLENVTEEVQSLKSRVELLEKKLQMVLAPFTSVFPLSLDEGLSEKTTLLSHSFQQLDRIDSLSEQIGFLEERLGTCSCPEN
- the egfl7 gene encoding epidermal growth factor-like protein 7 isoform X1, with amino-acid sequence MYQTLLLSSYLFILHVMGTPPFMAPHGRRVCGQDVRYSIVMTTESYVQPVHKPYITLCQGHRLCSTYKTAYSVRYRQVSKAAPSSHFYPECCPGWRRLHSHHCNHAVCVKPCVNGGTCVRPNLCACPLGWKGYQCQTGKHTDVDECKEQQPCAQTCVNTLGSYQCACREGSSLTGDGRSCQSIPSTPPPAPLPSTSQTPVGGHADAGGRIGLLENVTEEVQSLKSRVELLEKKLQMVLAPFTSVFPLSLDEGLSEKTTLLSHSFQQLDRIDSLSEQIGFLEERLGTCSCPEN